A window from Micromonospora profundi encodes these proteins:
- a CDS encoding NADP-dependent succinic semialdehyde dehydrogenase, translated as MPHIATTNPTTGQVLKTYEAMSTEQIDEAIERTDLAYQQLRGTTVDKRARWMRAAADLLDAERDEIARIMTTEMGKTYVAAQAEVTKCATAARFYADKAPAFLADEPADSSAVKATRAFIRYQPIGVVLAVMPWNFPLWQVMRFAAPALMAGNTGLLKHASNVPQTALLLEDVFRRAGFPEGAFTTLLVGSEAVERILADPRVRAATLTGSEAAGRSIAQIAGRELKKTVLELGGSDPFVVMPSADVDRAAEVATTARCQNNGQSCIAAKRFIVHTDVFDAFAEKFAANMAALRVGDPMDPDTDVGPLASERGRDEVHAQVRDAADNGATILCGGELPAGDGWFYPPTVVTDLTPQMRMWSEEVFGPAAGLYRVSSYEEAIEVANGTSFGLGSNAWTRDKAEQERFATDLDAGNVFINGMTTSYPELPFGGVKNSGYGRELSALGMREFCNTKTVWVGEGAASAGAGAHAE; from the coding sequence ATGCCCCACATCGCCACCACCAACCCCACCACCGGACAGGTGCTCAAGACCTACGAGGCGATGTCCACCGAGCAGATCGACGAGGCCATCGAACGCACCGACCTCGCGTACCAGCAGCTGCGCGGAACCACCGTCGACAAGCGTGCCCGTTGGATGAGGGCGGCCGCCGACCTGCTGGACGCCGAGCGGGACGAGATCGCCCGGATCATGACCACCGAAATGGGCAAGACGTACGTCGCGGCGCAGGCCGAGGTGACCAAGTGCGCCACGGCCGCCCGCTTCTACGCCGACAAGGCGCCCGCGTTCCTCGCCGACGAGCCGGCCGACTCCAGCGCGGTCAAGGCCACCAGGGCGTTCATCCGCTACCAGCCGATCGGCGTGGTACTCGCGGTGATGCCGTGGAACTTCCCGCTCTGGCAGGTGATGCGCTTCGCCGCCCCGGCGCTGATGGCCGGCAACACCGGCCTGCTCAAGCACGCCTCCAACGTGCCGCAGACCGCGCTGCTGCTGGAGGACGTGTTCCGCCGCGCCGGGTTCCCCGAGGGGGCGTTCACCACCCTGCTGGTCGGCTCGGAGGCCGTCGAACGGATCCTCGCCGACCCCCGGGTACGCGCCGCCACCCTCACCGGCAGCGAGGCCGCAGGCCGTTCCATCGCCCAGATCGCCGGCCGGGAGCTGAAGAAGACAGTCCTGGAACTCGGCGGCAGCGACCCGTTCGTGGTGATGCCCTCGGCCGACGTCGACCGGGCGGCCGAGGTCGCCACCACCGCCCGCTGCCAGAACAACGGCCAGTCCTGCATCGCCGCGAAACGCTTCATCGTGCACACCGACGTCTTCGACGCGTTCGCCGAGAAGTTCGCCGCTAACATGGCCGCGCTGCGCGTCGGCGACCCCATGGACCCGGACACCGACGTGGGTCCGCTGGCAAGCGAGCGCGGTCGGGACGAGGTGCACGCCCAGGTACGCGACGCGGCCGACAACGGCGCCACCATCCTCTGCGGCGGGGAGCTGCCGGCGGGCGACGGATGGTTCTACCCACCGACGGTGGTCACCGACCTCACCCCGCAGATGCGCATGTGGTCCGAGGAGGTCTTCGGCCCGGCCGCCGGCCTGTACCGGGTGTCCTCGTACGAGGAGGCCATCGAGGTCGCCAACGGCACCAGCTTCGGGCTCGGCTCGAACGCCTGGACCCGGGACAAGGCCGAGCAGGAACGCTTCGCCACCGACCTGGACGCCGGCAACGTCTTCATCAACGGCATGACCACGTCCTATCCGGAGCTGCCGTTCGGCGGCGTGAAGAACTCCGGCTACGGCCGGGAGCTGTCCGCTCTGGGCATGCGGGAGTTCTGCAACACCAAGACGGTCTGGGTGGGCGAGGGCGCGGCCTCCGCGGGCGCCGGCGCGCACGCCGAGTAG
- a CDS encoding class F sortase yields the protein MAARPATVVAPRRSRPSGRSPWSVPLAVVLVLAGVFATGAGLGRSVGPLDWAPAGGDRPTRSETVGLSASRPVRLTVPAIKVAAPVAPVGQARDGSIAVPPLERHNETGWYDRGPTPGEPGPAVIVGHVDTKSGPSVFYDLGKLKPGDLIEVARADRSVVVFKVDTVEHFPKDRLPAERIYGHDGPAGLRLITCGGQFIGGRTGYADNVIAFASMQSSRKP from the coding sequence GTGGCCGCGCGCCCGGCGACGGTCGTCGCGCCCCGGCGCAGCCGTCCGTCCGGGCGCAGCCCCTGGTCGGTGCCCCTGGCCGTGGTGCTGGTGCTGGCCGGCGTGTTCGCGACCGGTGCAGGGTTGGGCCGGTCGGTCGGCCCCCTCGACTGGGCTCCGGCCGGCGGCGACCGCCCGACCCGCAGCGAGACGGTCGGGCTGTCGGCCAGCCGCCCGGTACGCCTCACGGTGCCGGCGATCAAGGTGGCCGCGCCGGTGGCACCCGTCGGGCAGGCACGCGACGGCTCGATCGCCGTACCGCCGTTGGAGCGGCACAACGAGACCGGCTGGTACGACCGCGGCCCGACCCCGGGCGAGCCCGGCCCGGCCGTGATCGTCGGGCACGTGGACACCAAGAGCGGTCCGTCGGTCTTCTACGACCTGGGCAAACTCAAGCCCGGGGATCTGATCGAGGTCGCCCGCGCGGACCGGTCGGTGGTGGTCTTCAAAGTCGACACCGTCGAGCACTTCCCGAAGGACAGGCTGCCCGCCGAACGCATCTACGGGCACGACGGCCCGGCCGGGCTGCGATTGATCACCTGTGGTGGCCAGTTCATCGGGGGCCGGACCGGCTACGCCGACAACGTGATCGCGTTCGCCAGCATGCAGTCGTCCCGCAAGCCCTGA
- a CDS encoding GDSL-type esterase/lipase family protein, with the protein MPRRWVAALACLAALVALACEGGTSATPRPTKSAPQSGGPGGIAALGDSITAGFASCLVLTSCERNSWSTGDGLRVQSHYRRLLDQNPKIRGRAYNHARPGARADALEGQAQAAVRDRVDYVTVLIGANDICRGGVDAMTPVAQFRADVDRGLRALRTGRPKARVLVVSIPDLYRLWEVGHDDPRATRAWRRGICPALLADATSTAPADRARRAAVRERIEAYNAQLVAACRAYGSRCRHDGGAVHKVRFTLDLLNPLDWFHPNATGQGRLAEVTWRASGLAG; encoded by the coding sequence ATGCCTCGACGCTGGGTCGCCGCCCTGGCCTGCCTCGCGGCTCTCGTCGCGCTGGCCTGTGAAGGCGGCACGTCGGCGACACCCCGTCCCACGAAGAGCGCGCCGCAGTCCGGCGGGCCGGGCGGCATCGCCGCACTCGGCGACTCGATAACCGCCGGTTTCGCCTCCTGCCTGGTGCTCACCTCCTGCGAGCGCAACTCCTGGTCGACAGGCGACGGGCTGCGGGTGCAGAGCCACTACCGGCGGCTGCTCGACCAGAACCCCAAGATCCGCGGGCGGGCGTACAACCATGCCCGGCCGGGTGCCCGCGCCGACGCCCTCGAAGGCCAAGCCCAAGCGGCGGTACGCGACCGCGTCGACTACGTCACGGTGCTGATCGGCGCCAACGACATCTGCCGGGGCGGGGTCGACGCGATGACCCCGGTTGCGCAGTTCCGGGCCGACGTCGATCGGGGTCTGCGGGCGCTGCGGACCGGCCGGCCGAAGGCGCGGGTGCTCGTGGTGAGCATTCCCGACCTGTACCGGCTCTGGGAGGTCGGGCACGACGACCCGCGGGCGACACGCGCGTGGCGGCGGGGCATCTGCCCGGCCCTGCTGGCCGACGCCACGTCGACGGCACCCGCCGACCGTGCCCGCCGGGCGGCAGTACGGGAGCGGATCGAGGCGTACAACGCGCAGTTGGTGGCGGCCTGCCGGGCGTACGGCTCCCGGTGCCGGCACGACGGCGGCGCGGTGCACAAGGTGCGGTTCACCCTGGACCTGCTCAACCCGCTGGACTGGTTCCACCCGAATGCCACAGGGCAGGGCCGGCTCGCCGAGGTGACCTGGCGGGCCTCCGGCCTGGCCGGCTGA
- a CDS encoding antibiotic biosynthesis monooxygenase family protein, with protein MAVVKINAIDVPPGAGEELEKRFAARAGTVENSPGFLGFELLRPVAGETRYFVYTKWESEEAYQAWAAGPSRAAHATTPGEKPRPPVASGASLLEFEVALHVPQP; from the coding sequence ATGGCAGTCGTGAAGATCAACGCAATCGACGTTCCGCCTGGCGCTGGCGAGGAGCTGGAGAAGCGGTTCGCCGCCCGCGCAGGCACCGTGGAGAACTCCCCCGGCTTCCTCGGCTTCGAACTGCTCCGGCCGGTGGCAGGCGAGACCCGCTATTTCGTGTACACCAAATGGGAGAGCGAAGAGGCGTACCAGGCGTGGGCCGCCGGGCCGTCCCGTGCCGCGCACGCCACCACCCCCGGCGAGAAGCCCCGCCCGCCGGTCGCCAGTGGCGCGAGCCTCCTGGAGTTCGAGGTGGCGCTGCACGTCCCCCAGCCCTGA
- a CDS encoding GNAT family N-acetyltransferase codes for MLDGGVAGWLALGGLFAVVGLVSPALTRWALATRPWCSTMAGMPSQQTIAIRPGGPEDTGAVLRLLDGATAWLVARGRTGQWGTARPSTDPRRIAQADDWASGGGLYLAMFGDRPVGALVVGAASDYVPPATEPELYVRLLVTDREHTGLGIGARLLEHAADLARSRGLGLLRVDCYGGDDRALVRFYEGCGFTATDSFTVTRPGLDPWPGQVLVRRLD; via the coding sequence GTGCTCGACGGCGGTGTGGCCGGCTGGCTGGCCCTCGGAGGGCTCTTCGCCGTGGTGGGCCTGGTCAGCCCGGCGTTGACCCGGTGGGCATTGGCCACCCGCCCCTGGTGTAGCACCATGGCGGGCATGCCCAGTCAACAGACCATCGCCATTCGCCCCGGCGGGCCCGAGGACACCGGGGCCGTGCTGCGGCTGCTCGACGGTGCCACCGCCTGGCTGGTCGCGCGTGGCCGCACCGGTCAGTGGGGCACCGCACGCCCGTCGACCGATCCGCGCCGGATCGCCCAGGCCGACGACTGGGCCTCCGGTGGCGGCCTCTACCTGGCGATGTTCGGCGACCGCCCGGTCGGTGCGCTGGTCGTCGGCGCCGCAAGCGACTACGTACCACCGGCCACCGAGCCGGAACTCTACGTGCGGCTACTGGTCACCGACCGGGAGCACACCGGCCTGGGGATCGGGGCGCGGCTGCTGGAGCACGCCGCCGACCTGGCCCGGTCGCGTGGGCTGGGGCTGCTGCGGGTGGACTGCTACGGCGGCGACGACCGGGCGTTGGTCCGCTTCTACGAGGGCTGCGGTTTCACCGCGACCGACTCGTTCACTGTCACCCGACCGGGACTCGACCCGTGGCCCGGGCAAGTCCTCGTCCGCCGGCTCGACTGA
- the trmB gene encoding tRNA (guanosine(46)-N7)-methyltransferase TrmB codes for MTATDHDPAAVPPVGHIRTFHPRRGRMSGRQTDALDRLWSRYGLDVSDASVDLAQLFGRRAPVVLEIGSGMGDSTAAMAAADPGRDYLAVEVHTPGIANLLDLVERGDLDNVRIARGDALDLVRGLPEGALAAVHVYFPDPWPKARHHKRRIIQPAHVALLRSRLAPGGTLHCATDWAEYAEAMRETLDADPELVDAYGGFAPRPAHRPVTKFERRAITAGRPVADLIYRRR; via the coding sequence GTGACCGCCACCGACCATGATCCCGCCGCAGTTCCGCCCGTGGGCCACATCCGCACCTTCCACCCCCGTCGTGGCCGGATGAGCGGCCGGCAGACCGACGCGCTCGACCGGCTCTGGTCCCGGTACGGCCTGGACGTGTCGGACGCGTCCGTCGACCTCGCGCAACTGTTCGGCCGCCGGGCACCTGTGGTGTTGGAGATCGGCTCGGGCATGGGGGACAGCACCGCCGCGATGGCCGCCGCTGACCCGGGTCGAGATTATCTGGCGGTCGAGGTGCACACGCCGGGAATCGCGAACCTGCTCGACCTGGTGGAGCGCGGTGACCTGGACAATGTGCGAATCGCGCGGGGCGATGCGTTGGACCTGGTCAGGGGCCTGCCCGAGGGTGCGCTGGCCGCTGTGCACGTCTATTTCCCGGACCCGTGGCCCAAGGCCCGCCACCACAAGCGGCGGATCATCCAGCCGGCGCACGTGGCACTGCTGCGCTCCCGTCTGGCGCCGGGTGGCACGCTGCACTGCGCGACCGACTGGGCCGAGTACGCCGAGGCGATGCGGGAGACCCTGGACGCTGACCCGGAGCTGGTGGACGCGTACGGCGGTTTCGCACCTCGTCCGGCCCACCGGCCGGTGACGAAGTTCGAACGGCGGGCGATCACCGCCGGGCGGCCGGTCGCCGACCTGATCTACCGGCGCCGGTGA
- a CDS encoding TIGR03885 family FMN-dependent LLM class oxidoreductase has protein sequence MTSFAFHASHEQIGPRALLESVIHAERAGFDAAMCSDHFAPWSARQGESGFAWSWLGAALQATGLSFGVVNAPGQRYHPAIIAQAIGTLGTMYPGRFWAALGTGEACNEHITGDGWPRKDIRTARLRECVDVIRALLAGEEVSHDGLVRVDRARLWTRPEQPPALVGAAVSVATARWCAEWADGLITVNAPVKHLREMIDAYRGAGGRGPLHLQVHVSWAPEQEQAEAIAYDQWRSNVFAPPVCWDLDSPEHFDVVSADVPLERVAEVVNISADLGRHVGWLEEYLELGFDQIALHHVGQEQRGFIDTFGAEVLPKLRTNG, from the coding sequence ATGACGTCGTTCGCTTTCCACGCCTCGCATGAACAGATCGGTCCGCGCGCCCTGCTGGAGTCGGTGATCCACGCCGAACGGGCCGGCTTCGACGCCGCCATGTGCTCCGACCACTTCGCGCCGTGGAGCGCCCGGCAGGGCGAGTCAGGCTTCGCCTGGTCCTGGCTCGGCGCCGCCCTGCAGGCCACCGGCCTGTCCTTCGGCGTGGTCAACGCGCCCGGCCAGCGCTACCACCCGGCGATCATCGCGCAGGCGATCGGCACCCTGGGCACGATGTACCCGGGCCGGTTCTGGGCAGCGCTGGGCACCGGCGAGGCATGCAACGAACACATCACCGGGGACGGGTGGCCGCGCAAGGACATCCGCACGGCCCGGTTGCGTGAGTGCGTGGACGTGATCCGCGCGCTGCTGGCCGGTGAGGAGGTCAGCCACGACGGCCTGGTCCGGGTGGACCGCGCCCGACTGTGGACCCGCCCCGAGCAGCCGCCCGCTCTCGTCGGTGCGGCAGTCAGCGTCGCCACCGCCCGGTGGTGCGCCGAGTGGGCCGACGGGCTGATCACCGTGAACGCGCCGGTCAAGCACCTGCGCGAGATGATCGACGCGTACCGGGGCGCCGGCGGGCGGGGGCCACTGCACCTCCAGGTGCACGTCTCCTGGGCGCCGGAGCAGGAGCAGGCGGAGGCGATCGCGTACGACCAGTGGCGTAGCAACGTCTTCGCCCCGCCGGTCTGCTGGGACCTGGACTCACCCGAGCACTTCGACGTCGTCTCGGCCGACGTGCCGCTCGAACGGGTCGCCGAGGTGGTGAACATCTCCGCCGATCTGGGCCGGCACGTCGGGTGGCTCGAGGAGTACCTGGAGTTGGGCTTCGACCAGATCGCACTGCACCACGTCGGGCAGGAGCAGCGCGGGTTCATCGACACGTTCGGCGCGGAGGTGCTGCCGAAGCTGCGCACCAACGGCTGA
- a CDS encoding exodeoxyribonuclease III gives MRLATWNVNSVKARLPRLLEWLAGTAPDVVCLQETKCPDDAFPVAEVGDLGYTVANHSNGRWNGVAILSRIGLADVRVGFAGEPGFPEPEARAVSATCDGVRVWSVYVPNGRTPDDPHYAYKLAWFAALRDALDAELTDGLPLAVCGDFNVAPTDADVWDPAVFTHSTHVTPPERAALAALRDLGLSDVVPTPMKGPHPFTYWDYRAGMFHQNKGMRIDLVYASAPFARAVRSAYVDREARKGKGPSDHAPIVVDADLVPAVETF, from the coding sequence ATGCGTCTGGCGACCTGGAACGTGAACTCGGTGAAGGCCCGCCTGCCCCGGCTGTTGGAGTGGCTGGCCGGCACCGCCCCCGACGTCGTCTGCCTGCAGGAGACCAAGTGCCCCGACGACGCCTTCCCGGTGGCCGAGGTCGGCGACCTGGGCTACACCGTGGCCAACCACAGCAACGGCCGGTGGAACGGGGTGGCGATCCTGTCCCGGATCGGCCTGGCCGACGTCCGGGTCGGGTTCGCGGGCGAGCCGGGCTTCCCCGAACCGGAGGCCCGGGCCGTCTCCGCCACCTGCGACGGGGTGCGGGTCTGGTCGGTGTACGTCCCGAACGGCCGGACGCCTGACGACCCGCACTACGCGTACAAGCTGGCCTGGTTCGCGGCGCTGCGCGACGCGCTGGACGCGGAGCTGACCGACGGCCTCCCGCTCGCCGTCTGCGGGGACTTCAACGTCGCCCCGACCGACGCCGACGTCTGGGACCCGGCGGTCTTCACCCACTCCACGCACGTCACCCCGCCCGAGCGGGCGGCTCTCGCGGCCCTGCGTGACCTGGGGCTCAGCGACGTGGTGCCGACCCCGATGAAGGGGCCACACCCGTTCACCTACTGGGACTACCGGGCCGGGATGTTCCACCAGAACAAGGGCATGCGGATCGACCTTGTGTACGCGTCCGCGCCGTTCGCCCGCGCGGTCCGCTCGGCGTACGTCGACCGGGAGGCCCGCAAGGGCAAGGGCCCCTCCGACCATGCCCCGATCGTCGTGGACGCCGACCTCGTTCCGGCGGTCGAGACGTTCTGA
- a CDS encoding EcsC family protein, translating to MTDTPPVGGQPAVPTSEPSADTPEAPPAAPEGPPARLWDRMRDDPQYAPEHLALEAVRRLGPEAAQWAARARAEHPGVSADALADQAARKFVNLARLSGAVSGAAGLPGAVLDVGVLAWTQARMVLHIAAAYEVDPLHNDRATDLLVLQRVHKVAESARLALGVAAGRERADALFGPGGQRPLGRVMLQLGVRLAQMAGVRAAKRMVAKIVPGAAIVLGTWANSSATKDLAQRSRALYGQRGVAVPEPRRR from the coding sequence GTGACCGACACCCCACCCGTCGGCGGTCAGCCCGCCGTGCCCACCTCTGAGCCGTCCGCCGACACGCCGGAGGCGCCGCCAGCCGCGCCGGAAGGTCCGCCGGCGCGGCTGTGGGACCGGATGCGCGACGATCCGCAGTACGCCCCGGAGCACCTCGCCCTGGAGGCGGTGCGCCGACTCGGGCCGGAGGCCGCGCAGTGGGCCGCCCGGGCCCGTGCCGAGCACCCCGGCGTCTCGGCCGATGCCCTCGCCGACCAGGCTGCCCGCAAGTTCGTCAACCTGGCCCGCCTCTCCGGTGCGGTTTCCGGTGCGGCCGGGCTGCCCGGCGCCGTGCTCGACGTGGGCGTGCTGGCCTGGACCCAGGCGCGGATGGTGCTGCACATCGCCGCCGCGTACGAGGTGGATCCCCTGCACAACGACCGGGCCACCGACCTGCTCGTGCTGCAACGGGTGCACAAGGTCGCCGAGAGCGCCCGGCTGGCGCTCGGGGTGGCCGCAGGCCGGGAGCGCGCCGACGCGCTGTTCGGGCCCGGCGGCCAGCGTCCGCTCGGCCGGGTCATGCTGCAACTCGGCGTCCGGCTGGCGCAGATGGCCGGCGTCCGGGCGGCCAAGCGCATGGTCGCCAAGATCGTGCCGGGTGCGGCGATAGTCCTCGGCACCTGGGCCAACTCGTCCGCCACCAAGGACCTCGCGCAGCGATCCCGCGCGCTCTACGGTCAGCGCGGCGTCGCCGTTCCGGAGCCGCGCCGCCGGTGA
- a CDS encoding proteasome assembly chaperone family protein, translated as MLDPHELYQLTDDLPDLGQPVLIQALTGFVDAGNASRLAREQLLTSLESRPIATFDVDQLFDYRSRRPVMTFVEDHWESFDAPALELHLLHDDDETPFLLLTGPEPDLQWERFTAAVAGLAARLDVRLTVGLNSIPMAVPHTRPTGVTAHATRPELIAGYEPWLQRVQVPGSVGHLLEFRLGEQGRDALGFAAHVPHYVAQTEYPAAAEVLLTSVSRSTGLLLPGDGLRSAAEVVRVEIDRQVAQTEDAAALVQALEEQYDAFARGRGEKNLLAPDAGPLPTADELGAELERFLAEQTRPGDTPGG; from the coding sequence GTGCTCGACCCACATGAGCTCTACCAGCTCACCGACGATCTGCCCGACCTCGGGCAACCGGTCCTGATCCAGGCCCTCACCGGCTTCGTGGACGCCGGCAACGCCAGCCGGCTGGCCCGCGAGCAACTGCTCACCTCGCTGGAGAGCAGGCCGATCGCCACCTTCGATGTCGACCAGCTCTTCGACTACCGCTCCCGCCGGCCGGTGATGACCTTCGTCGAGGACCACTGGGAGAGCTTCGACGCGCCCGCGTTGGAGCTGCACCTGCTGCACGACGACGACGAGACGCCCTTCCTGCTGCTCACCGGCCCCGAACCGGACCTTCAGTGGGAACGGTTCACCGCCGCGGTCGCCGGGCTCGCCGCCCGGCTGGACGTACGGCTCACCGTCGGGCTCAACTCGATCCCGATGGCGGTGCCGCACACCCGGCCGACCGGTGTGACCGCGCACGCCACCCGACCGGAGCTGATCGCCGGGTACGAGCCCTGGCTGCAACGGGTCCAGGTGCCCGGCAGCGTCGGTCATCTGCTGGAGTTCCGCCTCGGCGAGCAGGGCCGCGACGCGCTCGGCTTCGCCGCGCACGTGCCGCACTACGTGGCCCAGACGGAGTACCCGGCCGCCGCCGAGGTGCTGCTCACCTCGGTCTCACGCAGCACCGGGCTGCTCCTGCCCGGCGATGGGCTGCGGTCCGCCGCGGAGGTGGTCCGGGTGGAGATCGACAGGCAGGTCGCCCAGACCGAGGACGCCGCCGCCCTGGTCCAGGCCCTTGAGGAGCAGTACGACGCGTTTGCCCGCGGGCGCGGCGAGAAGAACCTGCTCGCCCCGGACGCCGGCCCGCTGCCCACCGCCGACGAACTCGGCGCGGAGCTGGAACGGTTCCTGGCCGAGCAGACACGCCCCGGCGACACCCCGGGCGGCTGA
- a CDS encoding DUF6343 family protein yields the protein MTRSQPRRARGTVGHAYSALNLRLTLASFGLVIMVLFAVLAFWAGIAWLGVVCAIFAVVAVVDLVVIQRRRAARRREEPGVRHSLFE from the coding sequence ATGACGAGATCGCAGCCCCGGCGTGCCCGTGGCACGGTCGGCCATGCTTACAGCGCGTTGAACCTTCGCCTCACCCTGGCCAGCTTCGGGCTGGTGATCATGGTGCTCTTCGCGGTCCTGGCGTTCTGGGCCGGGATCGCCTGGCTCGGCGTCGTCTGCGCGATCTTCGCGGTTGTCGCAGTGGTCGACCTGGTCGTGATCCAGCGCCGTCGCGCCGCCCGCCGCCGCGAGGAGCCGGGCGTACGACACTCGCTGTTCGAGTGA
- a CDS encoding YciI family protein, protein MEFFCYHRDRPGSTPLRSRMVEQHWSYMDRFAATMIARGPTFTSDGTLTGSVHILDLPDPTAARAFAFDEPGYQAGAYRDVLLRRWHNSLGRRMWDFNAGQPDYHRFLVLGFTLEPAADAADPPIRDELIASGPLLSDDGSLVLGAAVLLEAPDADAAREVLSADRYAGIEVHQWRFGGRPN, encoded by the coding sequence ATGGAATTCTTCTGCTACCACCGCGATCGCCCCGGTTCGACACCGCTGCGGAGCCGGATGGTGGAGCAGCACTGGTCCTACATGGATCGATTCGCAGCGACGATGATCGCCCGCGGTCCCACCTTCACCAGCGACGGAACTCTGACCGGCAGCGTGCACATCCTCGATCTGCCAGATCCCACCGCTGCCCGCGCCTTCGCGTTCGATGAACCCGGCTACCAGGCTGGCGCCTACCGCGACGTGCTGCTGCGGCGGTGGCACAACTCCCTGGGTCGCCGGATGTGGGACTTCAACGCCGGCCAGCCTGACTACCACCGTTTCCTCGTCCTCGGGTTCACGTTGGAGCCTGCGGCGGACGCCGCCGACCCGCCGATCCGCGATGAGCTGATCGCCAGCGGACCGCTCCTGTCCGATGACGGTTCCCTGGTGCTCGGGGCGGCAGTTCTGCTGGAGGCGCCCGACGCGGACGCCGCGCGGGAAGTACTCTCCGCTGACCGATACGCCGGAATCGAGGTACATCAGTGGCGGTTCGGTGGGCGCCCGAACTGA
- a CDS encoding peptidase M23 — MRDDGTLDDPNAPSSPTAEMEDGTSAERTTPASRLRAYARDLTGRRRAQVALATGVVCCLGLAAVAQVRDGDAGVATRDVASSELAQRAEQQSASRGLDRSAAPTAPAATSSATPSPSATTADPDTTARARKVVTAKPTDPAPVAGLDKEQMDNAKVIVRTGRDMGIPRRGLVIAVATAMQESNLYNVASGVLPESRNYPHQGVGWDHDSVGLFQQRSSSGWGPVGRLMDPAFATRQFLAALQQVPGWQQMRLTDAAQAVQISAYPEHYQQHEWRATRVVDAIVPAR, encoded by the coding sequence ATGCGTGACGACGGCACCCTCGACGACCCGAACGCCCCGAGCAGCCCCACTGCCGAAATGGAGGATGGCACCTCAGCCGAACGGACAACCCCCGCGAGTCGGCTCCGCGCGTACGCCCGCGACCTGACCGGCCGTCGCCGGGCACAGGTGGCGCTCGCCACCGGCGTGGTCTGCTGCCTCGGCCTGGCCGCCGTGGCCCAGGTCCGCGACGGGGACGCCGGCGTGGCGACCCGCGACGTGGCCAGCTCGGAGCTGGCGCAGCGCGCCGAGCAGCAGAGCGCCTCCCGTGGTCTCGACCGTTCGGCCGCGCCGACGGCCCCCGCCGCGACCTCCAGCGCGACCCCGTCGCCGTCCGCGACCACCGCCGACCCGGACACCACCGCGCGGGCGCGCAAGGTCGTCACGGCGAAGCCGACCGACCCGGCGCCGGTCGCCGGGCTGGACAAGGAGCAGATGGACAACGCCAAGGTGATCGTGCGGACCGGTCGCGACATGGGCATTCCGCGGCGTGGCCTGGTGATCGCGGTGGCCACCGCTATGCAGGAGAGCAACCTCTACAACGTCGCCAGCGGGGTCCTGCCCGAGTCGCGGAACTACCCGCACCAGGGTGTCGGCTGGGACCACGACTCGGTGGGGCTGTTCCAGCAGCGCTCCAGCAGCGGGTGGGGCCCGGTCGGCCGGTTGATGGACCCCGCGTTCGCCACCCGCCAGTTCCTCGCCGCGTTGCAACAGGTGCCCGGTTGGCAGCAGATGCGGCTCACCGACGCCGCCCAGGCGGTGCAGATCTCCGCCTATCCCGAGCACTACCAGCAGCACGAATGGCGGGCCACCCGGGTCGTCGACGCCATCGTTCCGGCCAGGTAG